A single region of the Halobellus ruber genome encodes:
- a CDS encoding DUF7518 family protein — MTNRVDELESQVAKLQATVDGLTEELVETKERVRLLEEAVDVDLTTGSRAVGYEPDPEDDARAASETAPGGGTDPLTESQAQTASRSQTSDTGTEDVDFIDADSDDPIPDETTSDAAATGGDGTKSDGADDDDDAATEDDDIIVA; from the coding sequence ATGACCAATCGCGTGGACGAACTCGAGTCGCAGGTCGCGAAGCTACAGGCCACCGTCGACGGCCTGACCGAGGAACTGGTCGAGACCAAAGAGCGGGTCCGGCTCCTCGAGGAGGCCGTCGACGTGGACCTCACCACCGGGAGCCGGGCGGTCGGCTACGAGCCCGACCCCGAGGACGACGCCCGGGCGGCGTCCGAGACGGCCCCCGGCGGCGGGACCGACCCACTCACCGAGTCGCAGGCACAGACGGCCTCGCGTAGCCAGACCTCCGACACGGGCACCGAGGACGTCGACTTCATCGACGCCGACAGCGACGACCCGATCCCCGACGAGACGACGTCCGACGCGGCAGCGACGGGTGGCGACGGGACTAAGTCCGACGGGGCCGACGATGACGACGACGCGGCGACCGAAGACGACGACATCATCGTCGCATAA
- the gatB gene encoding Asp-tRNA(Asn)/Glu-tRNA(Gln) amidotransferase subunit GatB, with the protein MTVKALSEGDLEAVIGLEVHVQLETDTKIFCGCSTEPADDEEPNSRTCPTCLGLPGALPVVNEGAVEAAVKVGKALDADIAAETRFHRKNYYYPDLPKNFQITQYDAPICAAGSLEVAVEGRRREIGIQRAHLEEDPGSIQHKGGSIDTAEYTLVDYNRAGTPLLEIVTDPDFRRPKETRAFLAKLEEVLEYLGVFDADRDGSLRIDANISLVPEDDVGEGGEISTDTLESANRTEVKNISSHKGAEQALAYEVTRQKNAVQRGRAVEQETRHWDESRGITVSMRSKEEEKDYRYFREADLPPLSVQGWRERIDIPELPDARRERFREEYGLDAESASKLTSTKAVADFYEDVAARFDPDLAATWVADNLLGELNYRDMAITDVDHRLEEFARLVELVDAGEITTKNAEEIVLRRMLDEGTDPDTVIEAEGLGTADEGEVEVAVGEAIEENPGAVEDYHAGEGGAINFLVGQVMQKTGGSADPGDVNALLRERLEE; encoded by the coding sequence ATGACCGTGAAGGCGCTCTCGGAGGGGGATCTCGAAGCCGTCATCGGCCTCGAGGTCCACGTCCAACTCGAGACGGACACGAAGATCTTCTGTGGGTGTTCGACCGAGCCGGCCGACGACGAGGAGCCCAACAGCCGGACCTGCCCGACCTGCCTCGGCCTGCCGGGCGCGCTCCCGGTCGTCAACGAGGGGGCCGTCGAGGCCGCCGTGAAGGTGGGGAAGGCGCTCGACGCCGACATCGCCGCCGAAACCCGGTTCCACCGGAAGAACTACTACTACCCCGACCTGCCGAAGAACTTCCAGATCACCCAGTACGACGCCCCGATCTGCGCCGCGGGCAGCCTGGAGGTCGCAGTCGAGGGCCGACGCCGCGAGATCGGAATCCAGCGCGCCCACTTGGAGGAGGATCCCGGGAGCATCCAGCACAAGGGCGGCAGCATCGACACCGCCGAGTACACGCTCGTCGATTACAACCGCGCGGGGACCCCGCTTTTGGAGATCGTGACCGACCCCGACTTCCGGCGGCCGAAGGAGACCCGCGCGTTCCTCGCGAAACTGGAGGAGGTCCTCGAATACCTGGGGGTCTTCGACGCCGACCGCGACGGGTCGCTCCGGATCGACGCCAACATCTCGCTCGTGCCCGAGGACGACGTCGGCGAGGGCGGCGAGATCAGCACCGACACGTTGGAGTCGGCGAACCGGACGGAGGTGAAGAACATCTCCAGCCACAAGGGCGCAGAGCAGGCCCTGGCCTACGAGGTGACGAGACAGAAGAACGCGGTCCAGCGCGGCCGGGCGGTCGAACAGGAGACCCGCCACTGGGACGAATCCCGTGGCATCACCGTCTCGATGCGGTCGAAGGAAGAAGAGAAGGACTACCGGTACTTCCGGGAAGCCGACCTCCCGCCGCTGTCGGTCCAGGGATGGCGCGAACGGATCGACATCCCCGAACTCCCCGACGCCCGCCGGGAGCGGTTCCGCGAGGAGTACGGCCTCGACGCCGAGTCGGCGTCGAAGCTCACCTCCACGAAGGCGGTCGCGGACTTCTACGAGGACGTCGCCGCGCGGTTCGACCCCGACCTGGCGGCGACGTGGGTGGCCGACAACCTGCTCGGGGAGCTCAACTACCGGGATATGGCGATCACGGACGTCGACCACCGGCTGGAGGAGTTCGCCCGCCTCGTCGAACTGGTCGACGCCGGCGAGATCACGACCAAGAACGCCGAGGAGATCGTGTTGCGGCGGATGCTCGACGAGGGAACGGATCCCGACACCGTGATCGAGGCCGAGGGGCTCGGCACCGCCGACGAGGGCGAAGTCGAAGTCGCGGTCGGGGAGGCCATCGAGGAGAACCCCGGCGCGGTCGAGGACTACCACGCCGGCGAGGGCGGCGCGATCAACTTCCTCGTGGGGCAGGTGATGCAGAAGACCGGGGGCAGCGCCGACCCCGGCGACGTCAACGCGCTCCTCCGGGAACGACTCGAGGAGTAG
- a CDS encoding DNA topoisomerase I, translated as MSQGPELIITEKDNAARRIAEILSGGSAESERRRGVNVYTWGGRRCIGLSGHVVGVDFPPEYDDWRDVEPVELIDAPIDKRPTQENIVSVLRLLARKAGRVVIATDYDREGELIGKEAYELVREVNDDVRIDRVRFSSITEREVKSAFENPDDLDFDLAAAGEARQIVDLVWGAALTRFLSLSARQLGDDFISVGRVQGPTLKLIVDREREIEAFDPEDYWELFADLAKRGGGADGTFEAQYFYCDDDGTEAERVTEEDAASEAYETLEAAATATVESVRRRTRTDDPPAPFNTTQFIRAAGSLGYSAQRAMSIAEDLYTAGYVTYPRTDNTVYPDDLDPRELLDAFVGTRQFGDDADALLEQDDIDPTEGDEETTDHPPIHPTGELPGAADLDDDEWEVYELVVRRFFATVAEPATWEHLRVVATVGADEGADLSLKANGKRLVEPGYHAVYPYSSASESFVPDVAEGEALAITDTSFEAKQTQPPRRYGQSRLIETMEDLGVGTKSTRHNVIQKLYDRGYIESDPPRPTRLARAVVEASEEFAERIVSEEMTAQLEADMQAITRGDADLEDVTTESREMLSEVFEGLMESGEAVGDHLRESLKADRTVGACPECGSDLVIRQSRQGSYFIGCDAYPECTNTLPLPSTGKPLLLEETCAEHGLAHVKMLAGRKTFVHGCPLCQAEAADAQADRVIGTCPDCGVGAASETPRDGGGGGAEAGGELAIKQLRSGSRLVGCTRYPECEYSLPLPRRGEIEVTDAACEEHDLPELRVVYDDDREPWDLGCPICNYREYQAEQGGGSELESVTGIGEKTAEKLQDAGIDDVSSLKEAEPDAVADRVDGVGPDTVREWQAKAD; from the coding sequence ATGAGTCAGGGCCCGGAGCTCATCATCACCGAGAAGGACAACGCCGCCCGGCGGATCGCCGAGATCCTGAGCGGCGGGTCCGCCGAGTCCGAGCGCCGACGCGGCGTGAACGTCTACACGTGGGGGGGGAGACGCTGCATCGGCCTCTCGGGGCACGTCGTCGGCGTCGACTTCCCGCCGGAGTACGACGATTGGCGGGACGTCGAGCCGGTCGAACTGATCGACGCGCCGATCGACAAGCGACCCACCCAGGAGAACATCGTCTCGGTGCTCCGGCTGCTCGCCCGCAAGGCCGGCCGGGTCGTCATCGCGACCGACTACGACCGGGAAGGCGAACTGATCGGGAAGGAGGCCTACGAACTGGTCCGGGAAGTCAACGACGACGTCCGGATCGACCGCGTGCGGTTCTCCTCGATCACCGAACGGGAGGTCAAAAGCGCCTTCGAGAACCCCGACGACCTCGACTTCGACCTCGCGGCCGCAGGGGAGGCCAGACAGATCGTCGACCTGGTGTGGGGCGCGGCGCTCACCCGCTTCCTGTCGCTTTCGGCCCGCCAACTCGGCGACGACTTCATCTCCGTCGGTCGGGTACAGGGCCCCACGCTGAAGCTGATCGTCGACCGCGAACGCGAGATCGAGGCGTTCGATCCCGAGGACTACTGGGAGCTGTTCGCCGACCTGGCGAAGCGCGGGGGCGGCGCCGACGGCACTTTCGAGGCGCAGTACTTCTACTGCGACGACGACGGCACCGAGGCCGAACGCGTGACCGAGGAGGACGCCGCGAGCGAGGCGTACGAGACGCTCGAAGCCGCCGCGACCGCGACCGTCGAGTCGGTGCGCCGGCGGACCCGGACCGACGACCCCCCGGCGCCGTTCAACACCACGCAGTTCATCCGCGCGGCGGGGTCGCTGGGGTACTCCGCCCAGCGGGCGATGAGCATCGCGGAGGATCTCTACACCGCGGGGTACGTCACTTACCCTCGAACCGACAACACCGTCTACCCCGACGACCTCGATCCGCGCGAGCTGCTCGACGCCTTCGTCGGGACCCGGCAGTTCGGCGACGACGCCGACGCGCTGCTGGAACAGGACGACATCGACCCCACCGAGGGCGACGAGGAGACCACCGACCACCCGCCGATCCACCCAACCGGGGAGCTGCCGGGCGCCGCCGACCTCGACGACGACGAGTGGGAGGTGTACGAACTCGTCGTCCGCCGCTTCTTCGCGACCGTCGCCGAGCCGGCGACCTGGGAGCACCTCCGAGTGGTCGCGACCGTCGGCGCCGACGAGGGGGCGGACCTCTCCCTGAAAGCCAACGGCAAACGCCTGGTCGAGCCGGGGTACCACGCGGTCTACCCCTACTCCAGCGCGAGCGAGTCGTTCGTCCCCGACGTGGCCGAGGGCGAGGCCCTTGCAATAACTGACACCAGCTTCGAGGCCAAGCAGACCCAGCCCCCGAGACGGTACGGCCAATCGCGGCTCATCGAGACCATGGAGGATCTCGGGGTGGGGACGAAGTCGACCCGGCATAACGTCATCCAGAAGCTCTACGACCGCGGCTACATCGAGAGCGACCCGCCGCGACCCACCCGGCTGGCCCGGGCGGTCGTCGAGGCGTCCGAGGAGTTCGCCGAGCGCATCGTCAGCGAGGAGATGACCGCCCAACTCGAGGCGGATATGCAGGCGATCACGCGGGGCGACGCCGACTTGGAGGACGTGACGACTGAGTCCCGGGAGATGCTTTCGGAGGTTTTCGAGGGGCTGATGGAGTCGGGTGAGGCGGTCGGCGACCACCTTCGGGAGTCGCTGAAGGCCGACCGGACGGTCGGCGCCTGCCCCGAGTGCGGCAGCGACCTCGTGATCCGACAGAGCCGGCAGGGGTCGTACTTCATCGGGTGTGACGCCTACCCCGAGTGTACCAACACGCTGCCGCTGCCGTCGACCGGGAAGCCCCTGCTGCTCGAGGAGACTTGCGCGGAGCACGGCCTCGCGCACGTCAAGATGCTCGCCGGTCGGAAGACGTTCGTCCACGGCTGCCCGCTGTGTCAGGCCGAAGCGGCTGACGCCCAGGCGGACCGCGTCATCGGCACGTGTCCGGATTGCGGGGTCGGCGCGGCGTCGGAGACGCCGCGAGACGGAGGCGGCGGCGGCGCCGAAGCGGGCGGAGAGTTGGCGATCAAACAGCTCCGGTCGGGGTCGCGGCTGGTTGGCTGTACCCGGTACCCGGAGTGTGAGTACTCGCTTCCCCTGCCGCGCCGCGGCGAGATCGAGGTGACCGACGCCGCCTGCGAGGAGCACGACCTCCCCGAGCTCCGGGTCGTCTACGACGACGACCGCGAGCCGTGGGACCTCGGCTGTCCGATCTGCAACTACCGGGAGTACCAGGCCGAACAGGGCGGCGGGTCGGAGCTCGAAAGCGTGACCGGGATCGGCGAGAAGACCGCCGAGAAGCTACAGGACGCCGGCATCGACGACGTATCGTCGCTGAAGGAAGCCGAACCCGACGCGGTCGCCGACCGCGTGGACGGCGTCGGCCCCGACACCGTCCGTGAGTGGCAGGCGAAGGCGGATTGA